In Janibacter cremeus, a genomic segment contains:
- the bcp gene encoding thioredoxin-dependent thiol peroxidase → MGERLTPGDHAPDFTLPDDTGTDVSLSDFRGKRVIVYFYPAAMTPGCTAQACDFSDSLEALRAADTEVVGISPDEPEKLAKFRERDGLTITLLSDADKSAMTAWGAYGEKKLYGKVVEGVIRSTVVVGEDGVVTHARYNVKATGHVARIRRDLGIE, encoded by the coding sequence GTGGGCGAGCGACTCACCCCGGGCGACCACGCCCCGGACTTCACCCTCCCTGATGACACCGGCACGGACGTGTCGTTGAGTGACTTCCGCGGCAAGCGGGTCATCGTCTACTTCTACCCGGCGGCGATGACGCCGGGCTGCACGGCACAGGCCTGCGACTTCAGTGACTCCCTGGAGGCGCTGCGCGCCGCCGACACCGAGGTCGTGGGTATCTCCCCGGACGAACCCGAGAAGCTCGCGAAGTTCCGTGAGCGCGATGGGCTGACGATCACACTGCTCTCCGACGCCGACAAGTCCGCGATGACGGCTTGGGGCGCATATGGTGAGAAGAAGTTGTACGGCAAGGTCGTCGAGGGAGTCATTCGCTCGACGGTCGTCGTCGGAGAAGACGGTGTGGTCACCCACGCCCGTTACAACGTCAAGGCGACGGGCCACGTTGCCCGTATCCGCCGCGACCTCGGCATCGAGTAA
- the rdgB gene encoding RdgB/HAM1 family non-canonical purine NTP pyrophosphatase encodes MTRRVVLATHNEHKVHELRQILAEAATDLDLEVVSMAAFPQVGEIPETEVTFAGNARLKAEHVARATSLPALADDSGLAVDVLGGAPGIFSARWSGLHGGEDLPRAEKDRRNLQLLLDQLADVPDEHRRAAFRCAAVLAVPGGATVVSEGMAPGVIARAPVGDNGFGYDPIFVPDGGARSLAEYTDEEKNAISHRGNAFRGMVPLLREHLG; translated from the coding sequence GTGACTCGTCGGGTCGTCCTCGCGACGCACAACGAGCACAAGGTGCACGAGCTCCGGCAGATCCTCGCTGAGGCAGCGACCGACCTGGATCTCGAGGTGGTCTCGATGGCCGCCTTCCCGCAGGTCGGCGAGATCCCCGAGACCGAGGTGACCTTCGCCGGAAACGCACGGCTGAAGGCCGAGCACGTCGCCCGGGCGACCTCGTTGCCGGCGCTCGCGGACGACTCGGGCTTGGCCGTGGACGTCCTCGGAGGTGCGCCGGGCATCTTCTCCGCTCGGTGGTCCGGGCTGCACGGGGGCGAGGACCTGCCCCGTGCCGAGAAGGACCGTCGCAACCTGCAGCTGCTCCTCGACCAGCTCGCGGACGTCCCCGACGAGCACCGCCGGGCGGCCTTCCGGTGTGCGGCCGTGCTCGCTGTCCCCGGTGGGGCGACGGTCGTGAGCGAAGGGATGGCCCCGGGTGTCATTGCACGGGCGCCGGTGGGGGATAACGGCTTTGGTTACGATCCGATCTTCGTGCCGGACGGTGGCGCGCGGTCCTTGGCCGAGTACACCGACGAGGAGAAGAACGCGATCAGCCACCGGGGCAATGCCTTCCGGGGGATGGTCCCGTTGCTGAGGGAGCATCTGGGCTGA
- a CDS encoding S66 family peptidase — protein sequence MSTRLPAPLRPGDTIAVTAPSSGVTPELWPRLDAGIAYLRRAGFEVIEGVCLRDRDDHHVSASREARADELMALLVDPDVAAVVPPWGGETGIDLLPFLDFELLAECEPGWYVGFSDTTTTMLALTLRSGWATLHGMNLMDTPYAPAPGLVHWLDVAMAEGGELTQRAATHRRADGWDDYVADPEVDELTLTVPTQWSLLDGSSVDVVGPLVGGCIEVLSPLVGTPFADVPTWAQQQSRPPIVLLEAGGDDAFTIARALHGFRLAGWFERCAGVLIGRTPAPDGATLTQHEAVREALGDLDVPVVLDVDFGHQQPMMPLVLGAPTRVEVGAEQRITQDLTRH from the coding sequence ATGTCCACGCGACTGCCCGCCCCCCTTCGTCCCGGTGACACGATCGCGGTGACCGCTCCCAGCTCGGGGGTGACGCCCGAGCTGTGGCCGCGTCTCGACGCCGGGATCGCCTACCTGCGGCGCGCGGGCTTCGAGGTGATCGAAGGCGTCTGCCTGCGCGATCGCGACGACCACCACGTGAGCGCGTCGAGGGAGGCTCGTGCCGACGAACTGATGGCGCTGCTCGTCGACCCGGATGTTGCCGCCGTGGTGCCGCCCTGGGGTGGCGAGACAGGGATCGACCTGTTGCCGTTCCTGGACTTCGAGCTGCTCGCCGAGTGCGAACCGGGTTGGTACGTGGGCTTCTCCGACACCACGACGACCATGCTGGCGCTCACCCTGCGCTCGGGCTGGGCGACCCTGCACGGCATGAATCTCATGGACACGCCCTACGCTCCCGCGCCCGGCCTGGTCCATTGGCTGGACGTCGCCATGGCCGAAGGGGGCGAGCTCACCCAGCGCGCCGCCACGCACCGTCGGGCAGACGGGTGGGACGACTACGTCGCCGACCCCGAGGTCGACGAGCTGACCCTGACCGTACCCACGCAGTGGTCGCTCCTCGACGGCTCGTCCGTCGACGTCGTCGGACCACTCGTCGGTGGGTGCATCGAGGTGCTCTCACCCCTGGTGGGGACTCCCTTCGCCGATGTGCCGACCTGGGCGCAGCAGCAGTCGAGACCGCCGATCGTGCTGCTCGAGGCCGGCGGGGACGATGCCTTCACAATCGCCCGGGCGCTCCACGGGTTCCGGCTCGCCGGATGGTTCGAGAGATGCGCCGGCGTGCTCATCGGCCGCACACCGGCACCGGACGGCGCCACCCTGACCCAGCACGAGGCCGTGCGAGAGGCCCTCGGTGACCTCGACGTCCCCGTGGTGCTGGACGTGGACTTCGGTCACCAGCAGCCGATGATGCCACTCGTCCTCGGTGCGCCCACCCGGGTGGAGGTCGGTGCCGAGCAACGGATCACGCAGGACCTGACCCGTCACTGA
- a CDS encoding DUF3618 domain-containing protein gives MSNDNPSITKLENDIVTTRDRLAQTIDELSVRAAPKNVISRQKESAKASFERAIKTDSGELRMDRVAMAAAAVGVVIVLKVVSSKRKSKKWERQREKRSW, from the coding sequence GTGAGCAACGACAACCCGAGCATCACCAAGCTCGAGAACGACATCGTCACCACCCGTGACCGACTGGCCCAGACGATCGACGAGTTGAGCGTGCGGGCTGCGCCGAAGAACGTCATCTCCCGGCAGAAGGAGTCGGCGAAGGCGTCCTTCGAGAGGGCGATCAAGACCGACTCCGGCGAGCTGCGCATGGACCGTGTGGCCATGGCCGCGGCGGCCGTGGGCGTGGTCATCGTGCTGAAGGTCGTCTCGAGCAAGCGCAAGAGCAAGAAGTGGGAGCGCCAGCGCGAGAAGCGCTCCTGGTGA
- a CDS encoding helix-turn-helix domain-containing protein, with product MSEDSGQRHMTPKELAERWGCSTGHLANLRTEGRGLPFLKFPGRVLYRLADVLAYEDAHVVGPVSA from the coding sequence GTGAGTGAAGACAGCGGACAGCGACACATGACGCCCAAGGAACTGGCGGAGCGCTGGGGATGCAGTACAGGACACCTGGCCAACCTGCGCACCGAGGGCAGAGGGCTGCCATTCCTCAAGTTTCCCGGCCGCGTGCTGTACCGGCTAGCCGACGTACTCGCCTACGAAGACGCGCACGTCGTCGGGCCGGTGAGTGCGTGA
- a CDS encoding tyrosine-type recombinase/integrase has translation MSRPRLEPGTAGDVEIFGLYLDGAKWRTYGKDKPQPKRWEQVERWRARCYYRGHDGVRGEVSRQIDGGRRKATVVAEATDAVNRAVAERLDRHGVIGGENMPLVEAGRQWLDLVDRPDSGLSEATRTAYRGAWSRHVDAAGSSVRGLTLAEVNRPPVLRRLLQSVADEHGTGSAKMTRSVLSGIIGQAVNDGVLAANAMRSVKPVKAKDGQSRQRRKSEDERDTERALTRAEREEILTHADTLAEAKTWHRVGRKAQTTADLLHFLAGTGVRIGEAWDLRWEDLDLDGRSVRIRGTKTQGSRRTLGLPDWLCERLRARVEREDTSGLVFPAPAADDPERPWDRSNSSRAVAAVLRSAGYGWATPHVFRRTVATLLHEAGMPLVKIADQLGHADPSMTMREYLGRTWDNADDDLSAHL, from the coding sequence ATGAGCAGACCAAGACTGGAGCCAGGTACGGCCGGGGATGTTGAAATCTTCGGGCTGTACCTCGACGGGGCAAAGTGGCGCACCTACGGCAAAGACAAGCCGCAACCAAAGCGCTGGGAGCAGGTGGAGCGCTGGCGCGCCCGTTGCTACTACCGGGGACATGACGGCGTGCGCGGTGAGGTCTCCCGACAGATCGACGGTGGCAGGCGCAAAGCCACCGTCGTGGCTGAGGCAACCGACGCAGTGAACCGGGCCGTAGCCGAACGGCTCGACCGTCACGGCGTCATCGGTGGTGAGAACATGCCGCTAGTTGAGGCCGGTAGGCAGTGGCTCGACTTGGTGGACAGGCCCGACTCTGGACTGTCGGAGGCAACACGCACCGCATACCGGGGCGCATGGTCCCGTCACGTTGACGCTGCCGGCTCATCCGTCCGTGGCTTGACGCTGGCAGAGGTCAACCGCCCGCCTGTCCTGCGTCGTCTCCTCCAGTCCGTAGCCGACGAGCACGGCACCGGATCGGCAAAGATGACGCGCTCTGTCCTGTCAGGGATCATCGGGCAGGCAGTCAACGACGGCGTACTAGCGGCTAACGCCATGCGGTCTGTGAAGCCGGTCAAGGCGAAGGATGGGCAGTCTCGCCAGCGTCGCAAGTCTGAGGACGAGCGGGACACTGAGCGGGCCCTGACGAGGGCTGAGCGTGAGGAGATACTGACCCACGCTGACACGCTGGCGGAAGCCAAGACGTGGCACCGGGTCGGCCGTAAGGCGCAGACGACAGCGGACTTGCTGCACTTCCTCGCAGGGACTGGCGTGCGCATCGGTGAGGCGTGGGACCTGCGCTGGGAAGACCTCGACCTCGACGGCCGCTCAGTGAGGATCAGGGGCACCAAGACGCAGGGCTCACGTCGCACGCTCGGCTTGCCGGATTGGCTGTGTGAGCGTCTGAGGGCACGTGTTGAGCGTGAGGACACGTCGGGGCTGGTCTTCCCTGCACCTGCCGCCGATGATCCGGAGCGTCCGTGGGATCGGTCTAACTCCAGTCGTGCCGTGGCCGCTGTGCTGCGTAGCGCTGGGTATGGCTGGGCAACACCGCACGTGTTCCGCCGTACCGTGGCCACGCTGTTGCATGAGGCGGGTATGCCGCTAGTGAAGATCGCAGACCAACTGGGCCACGCTGACCCGTCGATGACGATGAGGGAGTACCTGGGTCGCACGTGGGACAACGCCGATGACGACCTGTCAGCGCATCTCTGA
- the rph gene encoding ribonuclease PH: MTDTTPRHDGRTPGQLREVRITRNWLDHAEGSVLVEFGKTRVLVAASFEAGVPRWLKGQGTGWVTAEYEMLPRSTNTRSGRESRKGKVGGRTHEISRLIGRSLRAVIDTKALGENTIVLDCDVLQADGGTRTAAITGAYVALADAIEDARARGLVAASAKPLTGSLAAVSVGVVGGRAVCDLDYPEDSTAETDMNVVMTGTGEFVEVQGTAEGAPFDRALLGELLDLATTGCADLTEKQQAALAGTPRERQR; encoded by the coding sequence ATGACTGACACCACCCCCCGCCATGACGGACGCACCCCCGGGCAGCTGCGCGAGGTGCGCATCACCCGCAACTGGCTCGACCACGCGGAGGGGTCCGTCCTCGTCGAGTTCGGCAAGACCCGCGTCCTGGTCGCCGCGTCATTCGAAGCCGGCGTGCCACGCTGGCTGAAGGGCCAGGGCACCGGATGGGTCACCGCCGAGTACGAGATGCTGCCGCGCAGCACCAACACCCGCAGCGGTCGCGAGTCGCGCAAGGGCAAGGTCGGCGGTCGCACGCACGAGATCTCCCGCCTGATCGGTCGCAGCCTGCGTGCGGTCATCGACACGAAGGCGTTGGGGGAGAACACGATCGTCCTCGACTGTGACGTGCTCCAGGCCGACGGTGGTACCCGAACCGCGGCCATCACAGGTGCCTACGTCGCCCTGGCCGACGCGATCGAGGACGCCCGCGCCCGTGGCCTCGTCGCCGCCTCGGCGAAGCCGCTCACCGGCTCCCTCGCCGCGGTCTCCGTCGGCGTCGTCGGCGGGCGCGCCGTGTGCGACCTGGACTACCCGGAGGACTCGACCGCCGAGACCGACATGAACGTCGTCATGACCGGCACCGGCGAATTCGTGGAGGTGCAGGGGACGGCCGAGGGCGCCCCCTTCGACCGGGCGCTCCTGGGTGAGCTGCTCGATCTGGCGACCACGGGGTGCGCGGACCTGACCGAGAAGCAGCAGGCCGCGCTCGCCGGGACCCCGCGGGAGCGCCAACGGTGA
- a CDS encoding IS256 family transposase, with amino-acid sequence MTAPHIVDPAGLLSEALTEASPDLMRSLLQTMINALLSADADAVVGAEYGRPTPGRSAQRNGYRHRDLDTRVGTVDVAIPKLRTGSYFPEWLLERRKRAESAMITVVADCYLAGVSTRRMDKLVKTLGINSLSKSQVSRMAADLDQIVEDFRHRPLDEAGPFTFVAADALTMKVREGGRVVATSVLLATGVNADGHREVLGLRVATSETGSAWNEFFADLTARGLTGVRLVTSDAHQGLKEAIAANLTGAAWQRCRTHYSANLMDVTPKSMWPAVKAMLHSVYDQPDAPSVQAQFDRLIEYVDEKLPQVAEHLAGAREDILAFTAFPKDVWTQIWSNNPQERLNREIRRRTDSVGIFPNRNAIVRLVGAVLAEQTDEWAEGRRYLGLDVLARCRVTLITTTDPEIGAETMPALTA; translated from the coding sequence ATGACCGCACCACACATTGTCGACCCTGCGGGCCTGCTGAGTGAAGCCCTGACCGAAGCAAGCCCGGATCTGATGCGTTCGCTGTTGCAGACGATGATCAACGCGCTGCTGTCCGCGGACGCCGACGCCGTCGTCGGCGCCGAGTACGGCCGCCCCACACCGGGCCGCTCGGCGCAGCGCAACGGGTACCGCCACCGCGACCTGGACACCCGCGTGGGGACCGTCGACGTCGCCATCCCGAAGCTGCGCACCGGCAGCTACTTCCCCGAGTGGCTGCTCGAGCGCCGCAAGCGGGCCGAGTCGGCGATGATCACCGTCGTCGCCGACTGCTACCTCGCCGGCGTCAGCACCCGCCGCATGGACAAGCTCGTCAAGACCCTCGGCATCAACTCCCTGTCCAAGTCGCAGGTCAGCAGGATGGCGGCCGACCTGGACCAGATCGTCGAGGACTTCCGCCACCGCCCCCTTGACGAGGCGGGACCGTTCACCTTCGTCGCCGCCGACGCGCTGACGATGAAGGTCCGCGAGGGCGGGCGCGTGGTCGCCACCTCGGTACTGCTCGCGACCGGGGTCAACGCCGACGGGCACCGCGAAGTCCTCGGACTGCGCGTGGCCACTTCCGAGACCGGGTCCGCATGGAACGAGTTCTTCGCCGACCTGACCGCCCGCGGCCTGACCGGGGTACGTCTGGTCACCTCCGACGCCCACCAAGGGTTGAAGGAAGCGATCGCGGCGAACCTGACCGGCGCCGCGTGGCAGCGATGCCGCACCCACTACTCCGCGAACCTGATGGACGTCACGCCCAAGTCGATGTGGCCGGCCGTCAAGGCGATGCTGCACAGTGTCTATGACCAGCCCGACGCACCCAGCGTGCAGGCCCAGTTCGACCGGCTCATCGAGTACGTCGACGAGAAGCTCCCACAGGTGGCCGAGCACCTCGCCGGCGCGCGGGAGGACATCCTCGCGTTCACAGCCTTCCCCAAGGACGTGTGGACCCAGATCTGGTCGAACAACCCCCAGGAGCGCCTCAACCGCGAGATCCGACGCCGGACCGACTCCGTTGGGATCTTCCCCAACCGCAACGCCATCGTGCGTCTGGTCGGAGCCGTCCTGGCCGAACAGACCGACGAATGGGCCGAAGGACGGCGCTACCTCGGCCTCGACGTCCTGGCCCGCTGCCGCGTCACTCTCATCACCACCACCGACCCCGAGATCGGAGCCGAAACCATGCCCGCCCTGACCGCCTAA
- a CDS encoding PDGLE domain-containing protein, whose translation MKSKISTRTVVLAGVAVAVLLAAVVSFYASGSPDGLERVAESLGFSTSASDHAADGSPLADYGVSGIANARLSSGLAGIIGLAAVGILMAALTRVLRRGDSDSTED comes from the coding sequence ATGAAGTCGAAGATCAGCACCCGCACGGTCGTCCTGGCCGGCGTCGCCGTCGCCGTGCTGCTCGCGGCGGTCGTCTCGTTCTACGCATCGGGGTCGCCCGACGGCCTGGAGCGCGTGGCCGAGTCCCTGGGCTTCTCCACCAGCGCGAGCGACCACGCAGCCGATGGTTCCCCCTTGGCCGACTACGGCGTGAGCGGGATCGCGAACGCCCGCCTGTCCAGTGGTCTCGCGGGCATCATCGGTCTCGCCGCCGTCGGCATCCTCATGGCTGCCCTGACCCGTGTGCTGCGCCGGGGCGACTCCGACTCGACGGAGGACTGA
- a CDS encoding alpha/beta fold hydrolase: MEKLSEIPLPDGGTTVLQVSEAADPGAPLVIVLPAMGVPAGYYGPFVDELASHGVHAAVADYTGQGESVPATGRGRDHGYAHLAHEWLPRVLDELRTGHDGPVIGLGHSLGGHILLAHLARADSVLDGLVLVGSGTPHWRAIDGLKTLGQTQLVGVLSQVLGYWPGDRLGFGGVQPRTLMREWAAFSRTGHLRPGGKGIREGLRDRVLPVLVVDLDNDTLAPPRAIDALVGMLSGADPQRWTFTKGPDDPGKPVNHYSFPAPPRSSASASRVG, translated from the coding sequence GTGGAGAAGCTGAGTGAGATCCCTCTGCCCGATGGGGGCACAACCGTCCTGCAGGTCTCCGAGGCAGCGGATCCGGGCGCACCCCTGGTCATCGTGCTCCCGGCCATGGGCGTGCCCGCCGGCTACTACGGCCCCTTCGTCGACGAGTTGGCCAGCCACGGGGTGCACGCCGCGGTGGCCGACTACACCGGGCAGGGAGAGTCCGTCCCCGCGACCGGTCGTGGTCGCGACCACGGCTACGCGCACCTCGCCCACGAGTGGCTTCCCCGTGTCCTCGACGAGCTGCGCACGGGCCATGACGGCCCGGTCATCGGCCTGGGCCACTCCCTGGGCGGACACATCCTCCTCGCCCACCTGGCCCGCGCCGACTCAGTTCTGGACGGGCTGGTCCTCGTCGGGTCGGGTACACCGCACTGGCGCGCCATCGATGGCCTGAAGACACTCGGCCAGACCCAACTCGTCGGCGTGCTCTCCCAGGTCCTGGGGTACTGGCCGGGTGATCGGCTCGGCTTCGGCGGGGTCCAGCCCCGCACCCTGATGCGCGAGTGGGCGGCCTTCTCCCGCACGGGACATCTACGCCCCGGGGGCAAAGGCATCCGGGAGGGTCTGCGCGACCGCGTCCTGCCGGTCCTCGTCGTCGACCTCGACAACGACACGCTCGCTCCGCCGAGGGCGATCGACGCTCTCGTCGGAATGCTCAGTGGCGCGGACCCGCAGCGGTGGACCTTCACCAAGGGGCCCGATGACCCCGGCAAGCCGGTCAACCACTACTCCTTCCCCGCTCCCCCGAGATCATCGGCGAGCGCATCGCGAGTTGGGTGA
- a CDS encoding energy-coupling factor ABC transporter permease, whose product MHVPDGFLDGPTSVGTAAIAAVGIGVALWRSRGSLDDRSAPMAGMAAVFVFAAQMLNFPVGAGTSGHLLGGALAAVLVGPWTATLCITVVLVVQALLFADGGITALGTNVTLMAVVGVWAGWAVFRAVLLLLPRRTGSVPVAAAIAAFVSVPVAALAFVGLYAVGGQAAIPLDALATAMLSWHALIGIGEAVITFLVVASITAARPDLVVGAAGRRPADLTRATPKVAA is encoded by the coding sequence ATGCACGTTCCTGACGGATTCCTCGACGGCCCCACCTCCGTGGGCACCGCCGCGATCGCAGCCGTTGGAATCGGGGTGGCCCTGTGGCGCAGCCGCGGATCGCTCGACGACCGCAGCGCGCCGATGGCGGGGATGGCCGCCGTCTTCGTCTTCGCGGCCCAGATGCTCAACTTCCCCGTCGGTGCCGGCACCTCCGGGCACCTGCTCGGTGGAGCACTCGCGGCAGTCCTCGTGGGGCCGTGGACGGCAACGTTGTGCATCACGGTCGTGCTCGTCGTGCAGGCCCTGCTCTTCGCCGACGGCGGCATCACTGCGCTCGGGACGAATGTCACGCTCATGGCGGTGGTCGGCGTCTGGGCGGGCTGGGCCGTCTTCCGTGCTGTCTTGCTGCTCCTGCCACGGCGCACCGGCTCGGTGCCGGTCGCTGCCGCCATCGCCGCCTTCGTCTCCGTCCCCGTGGCGGCCCTGGCATTCGTCGGGCTGTATGCCGTGGGCGGCCAAGCCGCCATCCCGCTCGACGCGTTGGCCACGGCAATGCTGTCGTGGCACGCGCTCATCGGCATCGGCGAGGCGGTCATCACCTTCCTGGTGGTCGCCTCGATCACCGCCGCCCGTCCCGACCTCGTCGTCGGCGCGGCAGGCCGACGACCGGCGGACCTGACCCGAGCAACCCCGAAGGTGGCGGCATGA
- a CDS encoding OsmC family protein encodes MSDHSFVTSLNWTGSTGVGYDDYPREHELALAGDAVRASSAAAFMGDADRPNPEQLLVAATSSCQLLSFLAVAARARLDVVDYRDDAVGHMPRGNRPMWVTRIVLRPRITLGAPAPRSKVERLIEVAHRECFIAASLRSELLIEPTLVGVTD; translated from the coding sequence GTGAGCGACCACTCCTTCGTCACCTCCCTCAACTGGACCGGTTCGACTGGTGTCGGTTACGACGACTACCCGCGTGAGCACGAGCTGGCACTGGCGGGTGACGCGGTGCGGGCCAGCAGCGCCGCTGCCTTCATGGGGGACGCGGACCGGCCCAATCCCGAGCAGCTGCTCGTGGCTGCCACGAGCAGCTGCCAGCTGCTGTCCTTCCTCGCCGTGGCCGCGCGGGCTCGGCTGGATGTCGTTGACTACCGCGACGACGCCGTCGGCCACATGCCGAGGGGCAACCGGCCGATGTGGGTGACACGGATCGTCCTGCGGCCACGGATCACACTCGGTGCCCCCGCGCCGCGCTCAAAGGTGGAACGGCTGATCGAGGTCGCCCACCGTGAGTGCTTCATCGCGGCGAGCCTGCGCAGTGAGCTCCTGATCGAGCCGACGCTTGTCGGGGTGACCGACTGA
- the cbiQ gene encoding cobalt ECF transporter T component CbiQ: protein MGGHHGRTLHVAGASAVHRLPAHVKVVALLVFVGAVVATPREAFWAYGLHALGLLVAIVVSTVPFRVLLPRLVIEVPFVVFALLMPFVAVGPRTQVGPLALSIAGLWGAWALLAKGTLGALASLLLAATTSPTELVGGLARLRLPRRLVEILAFMIRYLDVVTGELRRMRIARESRGFAGRSLAAWPVVASSAGALFIRSFERGERVHLAMLSRRYTGDLHLGAGAEAPQAAWVRALALPSVAALVAVIALGTGVWA from the coding sequence GTGGGCGGCCACCACGGCCGCACCCTGCACGTCGCCGGAGCCTCCGCCGTGCACCGACTGCCCGCCCACGTGAAGGTCGTCGCGCTCCTCGTCTTCGTCGGCGCGGTCGTGGCGACCCCACGTGAGGCGTTCTGGGCCTACGGGTTGCACGCCCTCGGGCTGCTGGTGGCCATCGTCGTCTCGACCGTCCCCTTCCGGGTGCTGCTGCCGCGACTGGTGATCGAGGTCCCGTTCGTCGTCTTCGCGCTGCTCATGCCCTTCGTCGCGGTCGGACCACGCACGCAGGTGGGTCCGTTGGCGTTGTCCATCGCCGGCCTGTGGGGGGCGTGGGCGCTGCTGGCGAAGGGGACGCTGGGCGCCTTGGCATCGCTCCTGCTGGCGGCCACGACCTCACCGACGGAACTCGTGGGCGGGTTGGCCCGGCTGCGGTTGCCGCGACGGCTGGTGGAGATACTCGCCTTCATGATCCGCTACCTCGACGTCGTCACCGGGGAGTTGCGGCGCATGCGCATCGCTCGGGAGTCCCGCGGTTTCGCCGGGAGGTCCCTGGCCGCTTGGCCGGTGGTCGCGAGCTCGGCGGGCGCGCTGTTCATTCGCTCCTTCGAGCGGGGCGAGCGCGTGCACCTGGCGATGCTCTCGCGCCGCTACACCGGAGACCTGCACCTCGGTGCGGGGGCGGAAGCACCCCAGGCCGCGTGGGTGCGCGCACTTGCGCTGCCCTCGGTCGCTGCGCTCGTCGCGGTCATCGCCCTCGGGACGGGGGTGTGGGCGTGA
- a CDS encoding ATP-binding cassette domain-containing protein produces MSTPVVELRGLRHAYPDGHEALRGVDLHVHPGERVALLGPNGAGKTTLVLHLNGVLRPDSGTVTISGLPVAQDSLLEVRRRVGIVFQDPDDQLFMPTVRQDVAFGPRNLGLRGGELDARVDAALAAVDVSDLADRPPHHLSFGQRRRVAVATVLAMEPEILVLDEPSSNLDPAARREVADILRGLDVTVLMVTHDLPYALELCERSVLLSDGLVVGDGPTADVLGDRALMAAHRLELPYGFDPASVPALKRR; encoded by the coding sequence GTGAGCACACCGGTCGTGGAGCTGCGGGGGCTCCGGCACGCCTACCCGGACGGGCACGAGGCGCTGCGTGGTGTCGACCTGCACGTGCACCCGGGCGAGCGGGTCGCGTTGCTCGGTCCGAACGGCGCCGGCAAGACCACCCTCGTTCTCCACCTGAACGGCGTGCTTCGTCCCGACTCGGGGACGGTGACGATCTCGGGTCTGCCCGTCGCCCAGGACTCCTTGTTGGAGGTGCGCCGGCGGGTGGGGATCGTCTTCCAGGACCCGGACGACCAGCTGTTCATGCCGACGGTGCGCCAGGACGTCGCCTTCGGTCCGCGCAACCTCGGGCTACGCGGCGGGGAGCTCGACGCGCGCGTGGACGCCGCCCTGGCAGCGGTTGACGTGTCGGACCTCGCCGATCGGCCACCCCACCACCTGTCCTTCGGACAGCGTCGACGCGTCGCGGTCGCGACGGTGCTGGCGATGGAGCCGGAGATCCTCGTCCTCGACGAGCCCAGCAGCAACCTCGACCCGGCCGCGCGCCGGGAGGTCGCCGACATCCTGCGAGGACTGGACGTCACCGTCCTGATGGTCACGCATGACCTGCCCTACGCCCTCGAGCTCTGCGAGCGGTCCGTCCTGCTCTCGGATGGCCTGGTGGTCGGTGACGGCCCGACGGCCGACGTGCTCGGTGACCGTGCGCTCATGGCCGCGCACCGGCTCGAGCTGCCCTACGGGTTCGACCCTGCGTCGGTACCGGCGCTGAAGCGGCGCTGA